TGCACAAAAATCTGTACCACACCGGATCAGCACAGAGTCAAATCTGACACTgttatgggctggtctgagctCAGAGTACCTACAGTACTGCAGCGTCTGGTGATAAGAACCCTGGATGTAGGGAGCAGTGCTTAACGCCACGGATGCCTGAATGACAGACTGACAAGCTGCAGTGGGCCAGGCAGTGGGACAGATGGGCAATTGCAGAAAGCCCATAAAACACGACTGTTTAATTAAAGTCTGTGTCCTTGTGGCAGAAGGGATTTCAGATGCACAGAGGACTGATACTTTTTAACAGGCACCAAAACTGCCAATATACAGATGgttagatgtaaaaaaaaaacaaacaaaaaaaatccatACCAATTTATCCCCTCTCCTACCACTTCAATCAAGTTAGTTATATTAGTTGGCAACAGTTGGCAATAGTGGTTCACTCTTTTGGGCAAAGCCAGTGCAACATAAAATAATACTGCACTGGGATTATTTGAGGGGTCTGGCAATATTTCTTAATCTGGCAGCTGCTGGTTCCAATTATGCAGTACAAGACCCAGTGTAAAGAAATCTTGGGTCGACTGCCGAGACCCTTAATGGTGCAGTAAATAATATGAATGTCAAGAGGATCTGAAGAAAAGTGACTTACAAGGGATTTTGGTGCCCACTCCCTGAGGTTTACCACCTGGGGTCTTTGTCTTTGCATCACCGGCCTATGAGggaaataaaaaaatcacacTCAGTATCAACATATGGCAAAGCAGTAACCCTCATGATTAGCACCTGTAGATTTTTTATGACATTTTGCTCACaaataaattttttatttatgttgTTTTCTGATTCGTTTGGCAaacaataatttttttaattcttttttGCATATACAGCAGTATGAACAGTAGCTAAGAAAACACAGTAATAGCATGAGAGTAGGGATTAGGAGGATATGGATTAGAAATTAGGAGATTAGCGATGCCACACTTAATTGGGTTTTAAGAGATTAGCGATGCCACACTCAAGGTTAGGATTCAAGACTTTAGCGACACCACACTTAAGGTTGGGAATTAACAGTTTAGCAACGGCCAGTTGAAGGTTAGGAATAACAGATTAGCGATGCTACACTGACGTTTAGGAATGAAAAAAGTTTAGAAATGACACACTGAGGTTCAGGATTTAAGAGATTAGCGATGCCACATTGACGTTCAGGAATTAAGAGGTTAGCAATGCCAAACTGTAGGTTAGGATTTTAAAGGTTAGCAATGCCACACTGAAGGTTATGAAGAGCCTTGGAGTCTGAAACGTCCGAGCATTTTAAAAGCAGATTTAGAAGTCAGTGTCTTCAGGGGAACCAATTTCGAGtcatttatattaaaaaaataacaatttggTCAAAGAGTTGGACCCGCAAATGGAAGATCACCGTGCTGACCTGAGTACTCACTGCGGCTCTGGCTTTGGTCACTCCTAGAGTGAGTTGTTTAGAGTTTAGAGGACCTACAGGGCCcatgggggaggtggaggtgtgtttggAGTGGGACACTGGGATTGATGAACCTCGTTTAGGGGTAGAGGTCAGCCTAGCTTTGGCTGGTGTGGAGAGGGAAGGTGTCTTGTGTTACGGAGAATGAGGGAACACAAGAGAAATgtcaaaagaaaaaataaaataaaataaaataaaataaggtTTACTTAAATTAGATGATGAAAATTGTGAAAGGGTTAAAATGTCATGATGTGAAACTTGAGAAGAAGCCCAAGAAATTAGGATTCACTAAAACTGAAATAACAAAATTCAAGCTCATTAGTAATGTTAAATAATGGCTACAAACATAAATGATTGAAGAATAAAATGAATCTTCAAATTTCTTCTTATGGTAATGAGCAGGAGTTGAAAGATGACCTAACCTACTTATGCCTATATTTTACAGAATATCTTACCCTAAGATATCTTATATTTTTGCCCCCATATACCGTCGTACACTTTATATCACTAGTATTACCTCCAATTGCTTTGACACTACTACATTTTTTATGCAATACAGGCTTTTCTTTTTGATGACACCACTGTCCATAAACGGCATGTTGCGTAACGTCGAAACAGCAGATGCGTGTCAAATTTAGACTAGTGAAGGCATGAAAACACAAGACGAATAAGCAGTGGCCACCATACCTTAGTGTTCTTATGAGCTCCTCCTGTTTCTGCCTTGGCTGTTCAGAGACAGAACGTGAAGacgagagtgagtgtgaggtagCCATCTGACCACACCGCTGTGCACGAGGAACACTAGTGAGTTCTAGTGAGAGTCCTAAATACCTCTGCAAGGGCACCCTAATTACTGCATGTATTCAGGTTAGGGAGGTATTTAGTGGTGTATGTCTGAAACCCTCTCTGTATGCATTAGGGTTTTAGTGGTATATATTTGAggtatttacatacatttagtgTATATTTGAATTCCTTTTTGCAGATTGAAATGAACTTTATGAGTCTGAATTCTGATTTTTTAATCACGACACCCAATTCAAGCACATGACCTCTTTAATTTGCTTTTGACTTTTAAAATTTTGACCTTTAAACATTTTTCAGTCAGAATGTGTGATTTGACAAGAAATTGCAATCAGATCCGTCTGATCTAAAGTTTCAAAATGACCCTCTCAGTTTAATATCACTGACAGTGACCACATTACAGTAGCAATTCGGAGCACTGCAACATGCCTTTATGAATGGATTcacataaaaataatttaagagGAAATAACAATCACATTGTTTCATATTAACCCCTGAGTAATATGATTATACTTCTGAGTACTTTGTTATCTAATCATATTAAAATCatgattttttaaaacaaaacagttcatttgtgtgtgtgtgtgtgtgtgtgtgtgtgtgtgtgtgtgtgtgtgtgtgtgtgtgtgtgtgtgtgtgtgtgagacaaagAAAAATTGTTCAGGCAGGGATGTAATCCACACAACATACACAAGTTGGTAACTGGTGCACCACAGTCCACAACCATGCACTGGTCACATGCATGAAAGAGAGAGGTCGCAAACCAGCAACACAAACTGTGCTCAGAGCCACACACAGAGGTACAGAACACCGACGACAAACACAAGAGAGGAAGGGGAAGAGATCACAAAagagcacgagagagagagagagagagagagagagagagagagagagagagaggagaggagtgtcAGTGGCTACAAGCAGTCCGTTTCTTCAACCGAACACTTATTTTGACCTTCCGTGTACGTTTTTCAGAAAGGGTGCTGCTTTGCTTAGCTTAGCTGAGTTGGTCTAcactacaaaaaaaaagaagatcTGTGCATGAAAGGAAGAAGGTTGTTTGGAGGGGGTTTGAGAAACACGAGCGAAAAACAGACCTTTCGACGAGGCGCTTGTTTTTCGGACTGGCGCGTCGGCGTCTTTTGGGGGGGCTTTCTGCGCTTTTGCTGGGGACTTGGGCGAAGGAGGTGCAGCCGCCGTAGAAACGGGCTTCTTTTTTTTAACGGGAGCGTCTATGGCAGGTTCTGGTTTCACCACCGCTGCTGTGGCCGGTTTTTCAGAGCTGGGTTTCTGACCAGCATGAGCACCAGCAGGAAGACCCGGTTCTGGTTCGCCAGCAGCCGAGGCCTTCTGCGCTGCTTCCACAGTTGCAATGAGATCTTCATCCGTGGTGTTCAAGTACTTCTCCTGCCTCTCCGGCTTGGCCTCCTTTGGCTCCTCTGGCATAGCGTGGTCTTCAGTCTTAAGTGCTTCGGAAATGCAGGCTGCTTCCTCTTCTTTCTCTTGTTCTTGGTCTTCCTCCTGGTCGTCCTGGTGAGCGTCTTTCTGCTCGTCAGTGAGAGGTACCTCCTGGATGGGGTCAGCTGAAGCACTAGCGGAGAAGGGGGAACCTGGATCAGCTCTGCAGGAGTCAGGGCTCCTTGGGGGGGTTTTATCAGGGCCATTCTCCCAGCCCTCAGGGGCACCTGGCTGGCCCGGCTCGTGGGGCTCAGTGTAGTCAAATGACAGGCCTCGCTTCTTTGATTCCTCTGGGGTTACTAGAGGCTGGAACGGGGGTTCCTCGTGCTTAGCGCCTGCCATTTCCTGATTTTGTGGGACAACAGTGCTGTGGACCAAAGGAACTTCTTCCTCTTCGTGTTCTTCTTCTTCCACTTCTCTTtccttttcctcctcctctcgaTCTTCCGTGTAAGAATCAGGAAGCTGCATGGCGGgaatcaccaccacctctcccTCGTGGGCAGATCCAAACGGTGccatcctctcctccttcttaCCATAATTGTTGgtgctgtcttcctctctcttgtcTTCGTAAACACTCAGATCATGTTTTGCGACCGCCTCTTCCGAAGGACTCGTCTTCCCCTGGCCGTCATCAAAGCTCGGCACTGCCGGCCCAAATCCGTCGGCCCGTTCGAGTTGCGATGCCTGTGGGGAGTGGACCGGCGGTCCTGGGCTCACAGCCCTAGCTGCGTCTCCGTTCACATCCTGCTCCTCCCCATCCAGCGACGCCACGCTGCTCCTGCCACTGTGTGGCGGGGAGAATCCACCTGGCGTTAAACCGTCTGATGAGCGGGAGGGAGAATGAAGGAACAGCCACAGACAACACTGCGGGATTAGCAACACTCAACCGGCCTCTCTCCACAGTCAACATCACAAACACCAATGGAACCAAGGAACCCAAACATGAACGACACAGAAAGAAAAGGTTCTTTTGGACAGCAAAGCAAGGAAACAGACCATCATTCAACATTAATTTCACAGCTGTCTTTAaacaacacacagcacaactTTAAGCTGCAGGCACTTTTATAACACGCAGTTTGTTATAAAACCAAGCTTTTGCATTACATAAAGCTCCAGTCTGGAATACTGATGAAACCGCACAACGCCTGTGGCCCGATCCAGGACGCGTCTCAACAATGAAGAAATTACAGAAGAGAAAAAGACAGCAAAGCTAAATTAAACTGCTGCGTCATAAACACTAAACTCCTGTCAGGTAGCAATTAGAGGGCAGGTCACAGGCCTCAGAGGCTGAGAAGTCAGCTATTTGTTTTTCAAAAGCCTCTGATGTTGAAACACCAACCCCAGGCCTGCCAGGAGCAGCTGTTTTACACTGGGGCTTATAAATGTAATTAGCACGTGGTAGACTAAGAGGGGAGCAATGGTGTAGCTCTCCCACACGACGGCAGAATCAGGGGCCGCACTACAATGACCGGAATGATGGAAGTCGCATGCCTCATAAAAGTGCCTCACAGCTCGATTGATAAGAGCATACAACCCCAAACCCAataaataaggcaaaaacacaacaaccacaacaacaacaacaaaaaagagacaagaaaagaaagaaaccagGCTAACCCAAACAATACAgtcattcaaaacacaatacccACAAAGACCCAACAGCATTTCTGTCCCTTGCAATAGTGTGAAAAGCTTGGCAGGAACGTGACTCGAGATGGTAATGAACTGCCTTTGCTCCGCCCACCACACTATCCATTTGCAAATGGGGTTTTCTTCAGGGCAATAAGGGTTTTTTTGCTGACTGGCAACTTGATGCAGACCGGATCATTTTTCACACTGCTCTGAAGTGTTCAGAGTTCGACCTTTGTGTACTTTTGCACaagggctctctctctctcttgctcgctctctctctctctctctctctctctctgtcctctggaGGGTTTTGATACTCAGGAGTCATTTCAGTTGTGCTGGACTTAAGATGCATTTTAAATGATCCTCAATGCTATCGTAATCCATATAAATTATTCTCAGTGCTATACTAATCCATTTACAGTGATGCTTTCAACAAGATCAATAGAAACATAACCATAAAATGAAAATATCTCATTGATTTTCTTAATGATGTTCTCTATCTTTTAATACCTGTCATTGATGGCTCACTGAATGAAGAGACAGGACACTGACAACAGGACGCTAAGACAACAGGACGCAGACGCACGTGAGACGGAACAGCTGTGAATGAATTCTAAGGGTTTATGGGTTGACTGAGGTATGTGTTGTACAGGTGTGTCTCCTCCAAAGGTGGTCAGGGGAGGTGGGTAAGGGATGTGAGCGCACCATACCTTCACCTGCTCCAGCAGTCCCTGTTGCATGTAGCCGTCATGTCAAAGGTCAACAGAAGGTCATGGGGCAAAAGGGGGAGGGGGatagaaaatgaaagaaaatgtgAGGAACTGTGCTGGGTGTAAGGATAAAGAGAAAGAACACACCtgataccacccccccccccccccccccacctctgttCTCAAGTCAACAACATGCACCGAGAATTTGAGTGGTCTTCAGTTGAGTCCTGATTAAAAATGAAACTGACCTGAAGACTTCCATCCTGCACTAAGGTGTAAGATCCATTACAATGTTGGACGCCTCCACTAGCCTCACAATGAGCTCGTCTGGACTCTCTCATGCAGCACCTGAAGTTCTGTTTAGGTAACTGTTGTGCGTAAGTTCTTTGTGAAAGTATAAGGAGTCCCAACTTCAGTACTAGTCCAACTGCTTATAACATAGTCATAGGATTGTACAACCACTCAAGTGTGTCACTCCAGAGTAATTTACACAATTCTTAATTTTAATCCTTAATCTAACTCAATAGTAACTTCTCAAGTCTAAGCCATTAGCCATTAGAGATATATATTCACTTAGTATGATGGACCCTGGAAACACTAAATGGATAATCTGTAGACTAATGAGTGTGCTAAACCAGAGTTGTAGAATAGAGAGATAGATGGGGAGACTAAGACTAATCACTTGTCAAAAAGCTGCTGGCCCAGTTGACCATGAAGCCcagaaacagaaaaacaaacaacccaCATGCAAATGACCAATCAACAATCAACCAATCAACAGCAAACGCATCAGAACACATTTGCTTCACTGAAAATCTCTACAGGACATCAGGGTGGGTTGCCAACCAGGATATGGTTTCAAAAGGTATTTAAAAACATAGTAAAAATAGCCAGGTGAGGTGTTCAGATGTTCTACCAACCCTTCAAATTCATGTTAAATGATCATCTTTTTCAAGGCAGAAGATACAGCGCTTTGTGGAAAAGGCAACACAAGTCAATGGAAAACGTAATTAATAGCACAAAGCTTTTTCGGCGGGGTTAGCATTGCATTCAGACAGGAACGCCACCATTAAACTTGCATCAGCAATGAAAAGAGACACTTTATTAAGGAATCAAAACACAGAGATAAAGGAAACGTCTACTAatggagagaacaagagagaatgGAGAGAACGGCAAAGTGGATGGACAAAGGAGACAGATTGCTCTGGTCAAAGAAATTACTTTTGTCTGACTTGTTTCAAGGTTTATGAAACCCTGAGGTCCAGAGTACTACCACAGCTCTTTCAGGGCCGAGTCTTCTCAGCCGTGTTCACTGATAATGACATTGGACTTGAACTTGCTAGTAAAATGACCCATCGTGAACATTAATCGTTTGTCCATCCTCTGTAGGTGAAATAATTGTTATCGCAGAAGTAAAACCCCCAAGACGGAAGCTAAAGCAACTGGGTTCAAGGGGGCAAAGCTACGGAAATCAAACATGAGTTGCTCTCTGTAAGCCTTACAGAGCAGGAGGGTAACTAACACTGGGAGGGCATTACCGGACACTCCTACATCCACGACTTTAGGCTCTGTGCCTTCTGCCATGGGCTCTTGAGAGGATTCCTCGGGTTTGGGCACCTCTGTCTCGTCTTTGAGAGAAAAGCCAGCTTGGAAATTAGGACAAGGAAGGAAAATGGCGTTGCAGCACCAAAATGGAGCAGCTGAGGCTGGTGAGGTACCGTCATGATCTCaaattaaggtttaaatgaactaaaacagcATTATGAAAAATGCCCGCTCTCATTTGGTGCTCAAGAATGTTAGGATCAAATGATAGTTTGTATGGTTGTGAAGCAGTTCTCCATACAGGCCACTTCCTTTAATATTCTGTTATAGTTTTGTGAGAAGTTAACCCGATGAGGTTATAATTTTGTGAGTGCTTAATCTGATGCAGTTAGTTTTGTAAGTGGTTAAGTTGACGCCGATGTGGCTTTCTGACTGGTTAATCTGATGTAGTTATGG
This Brachyhypopomus gauderio isolate BG-103 chromosome 6, BGAUD_0.2, whole genome shotgun sequence DNA region includes the following protein-coding sequences:
- the maptb gene encoding uncharacterized protein maptb isoform X2 is translated as MEHQDLMNSSGENVVSGMASMAINDGLKNGTALHMGPGANQVKDETEVPKPEESSQEPMAEGTEPKVVDVGVSGTAGAGEDGLTPGGFSPPHSGRSSVASLDGEEQDVNGDAARAVSPGPPVHSPQASQLERADGFGPAVPSFDDGQGKTSPSEEAVAKHDLSVYEDKREEDSTNNYGKKEERMAPFGSAHEGEVVVIPAMQLPDSYTEDREEEEKEREVEEEEHEEEEVPLVHSTVVPQNQEMAGAKHEEPPFQPLVTPEESKKRGLSFDYTEPHEPGQPGAPEGWENGPDKTPPRSPDSCRADPGSPFSASASADPIQEVPLTDEQKDAHQDDQEEDQEQEKEEEAACISEALKTEDHAMPEEPKEAKPERQEKYLNTTDEDLIATVEAAQKASAAGEPEPGLPAGAHAGQKPSSEKPATAAVVKPEPAIDAPVKKKKPVSTAAAPPSPKSPAKAQKAPPKDADAPVRKTSASSKAKAETGGAHKNTKTPSLSTPAKARLTSTPKRGSSIPVSHSKHTSTSPMGPVGPLNSKQLTLGVTKARAAVSTQAGDAKTKTPGGKPQGVGTKIPSEGPRTPDRSGCSSPATPKSPASRCSTPGQQVKKVAVVRTPPKSPGSLRSRTPIAPVAPMPDLKNVKSKIGSIENIKHQPGGGKVQILEKKMDLSTVQAKCGSKANIKHTPGGGNVQIVNKKMDLSNVQSKCGSKDNLHHKPGGGNFEMKSEKLEFKAQSKIGSLDNIGHVPGGGAKKIESHKLQFREQAKARTDHGADIVVQSPGASAEGSPPLSKVSSSGSLNMTESPQLSTLADQVSASLAKQGL
- the maptb gene encoding uncharacterized protein maptb isoform X4, yielding MEHQDLMNSSGENVVSGMASMAINDGLKNGTALHMGPGANQVKDETEVPKPEESSQEPMAEGTEPKVVDVGVSGTAGAGEDGLTPGGFSPPHSGRSSVASLDGEEQDVNGDAARAVSPGPPVHSPQASQLERADGFGPAVPSFDDGQGKTSPSEEAVAKHDLSVYEDKREEDSTNNYGKKEERMAPFGSAHEGEVVVIPAMQLPDSYTEDREEEEKEREVEEEEHEEEEVPLVHSTVVPQNQEMAGAKHEEPPFQPLVTPEESKKRGLSFDYTEPHEPGQPGAPEGWENGPDKTPPRSPDSCRADPGSPFSASASADPIQEVPLTDEQKDAHQDDQEEDQEQEKEEEAACISEALKTEDHAMPEEPKEAKPERQEKYLNTTDEDLIATVEAAQKASAAGEPEPGLPAGAHAGQKPSSEKPATAAVVKPEPAIDAPVKKKKPVSTAAAPPSPKSPAKAQKAPPKDADAPVRKTSASSKAKAETGGAHKNTKTPSLSTPAKARLTSTPKRGSSIPVSHSKHTSTSPMGPVGPLNSKQLTLGVTKARAAAGDAKTKTPGGKPQGVGTKIPSEGPRTPDRSGCSSPATPKSPASRCSTPGQQVKKVAVVRTPPKSPGSLRSRTPIAPVAPMPDLKNVKSKIGSIENIKHQPGGGKVQILEKKMDLSTVQAKCGSKANIKHTPGGGNVQIVNKKMDLSNVQSKCGSKDNLHHKPGGGNFEMKSEKLEFKAQSKIGSLDNIGHVPGGGAKKIESHKLQFREQAKARTDHGADIVVQSPGASAEGSPPLSKVSSSGSLNMTESPQLSTLADQVSASLAKQGL
- the maptb gene encoding uncharacterized protein maptb isoform X11 gives rise to the protein MEHQDLMNSSGENVVSGMASMAINDGLKNGTALHMGPGANQVKDETEVPKPEESSQEPMAEGTEPKVVDVGVSGTAGAGEDGLTPGGFSPPHSGRSSVASLDGEEQDVNGDAARAVSPGPPVHSPQASQLERADGFGPAVPSFDDGQGKTSPSEEAVAKHDLSVYEDKREEDSTNNYGKKEERMAPFGSAHEGEVVVIPAMQLPDSYTEDREEEEKEREVEEEEHEEEEVPLVHSTVVPQNQEMAGAKHEEPPFQPLVTPEESKKRGLSFDYTEPHEPGQPGAPEGWENGPDKTPPRSPDSCRADPGSPFSASASADPIQEVPLTDEQKDAHQDDQEEDQEQEKEEEAACISEALKTEDHAMPEEPKEAKPERQEKYLNTTDEDLIATVEAAQKASAAGEPEPGLPAGAHAGQKPSSEKPATAAVVKPEPAIDAPVKKKKPVSTAAAPPSPKSPAKAQKAPPKDADAPVRKTSASSKAKAETGGAHKNTKAGDAKTKTPGGKPQGVGTKIPSEGPRTPDRSGCSSPATPKSPASRCSTPGQQVKKVAVVRTPPKSPGSLRSRTPIAPVAPMPDLKNVKSKIGSIENIKHQPGGGKVQILEKKMDLSTVQAKCGSKANIKHTPGGGNVQIVNKKMDLSNVQSKCGSKDNLHHKPGGGNFEMKSEKLEFKAQSKIGSLDNIGHVPGGGAKKIESHKLQFREQAKARTDHGADIVVQSPGASAEGSPPLSKVSSSGSLNMTESPQLSTLADQVSASLAKQGL